From the Leptospira biflexa serovar Patoc strain 'Patoc 1 (Paris)' genome, one window contains:
- a CDS encoding DUF1554 domain-containing protein — translation MVESKFKTFFFLFRQLVFLPFFLSLISCSDGSFNNACDTKTKAYFETSLIAVAAGQKTHPCYPGSQIVSEPGINLSDNFVTLTEARGTSSNGSSYTVQVFLGTEPKDDVNVQVIVGNPSYVLVSQSNLLFSKSNWNQNQSTVITAVNDTVINGNHSTLIRFLPNTNDTSIPLNEKLIQVEIVDNDKILFPTSVGQTGTLGGVSGADGVCQSNANCPSGKLCKAMLGDSINLFRRASVTANVGDGQIDWVLKPNTSYYRPNRTDLIATTNNVSLFTFNLSLAVSGTSSTTWTGINPNWTNNGNDCTGWTVTGTSGYGGDTGSNTTSALGFNTFGCTSSLMLYCVEQ, via the coding sequence ATGGTTGAATCAAAATTCAAAACGTTCTTTTTTTTATTTAGACAACTCGTTTTCCTTCCTTTTTTCCTATCTTTGATTTCGTGTTCTGATGGATCTTTCAACAATGCGTGCGATACCAAAACGAAGGCATATTTTGAAACTTCCTTAATTGCGGTTGCAGCTGGACAAAAAACACATCCTTGTTATCCAGGAAGTCAAATTGTAAGCGAACCTGGTATCAATCTAAGTGACAACTTCGTGACGTTAACAGAAGCACGTGGGACCTCGAGCAATGGCTCATCCTATACGGTTCAAGTTTTTTTGGGAACGGAACCAAAGGATGATGTAAATGTGCAAGTGATTGTTGGTAATCCTTCCTATGTTCTTGTTTCTCAATCGAATTTACTATTTTCAAAATCCAATTGGAATCAGAACCAAAGTACAGTCATCACCGCAGTGAATGATACTGTGATCAACGGGAATCATTCCACATTGATTCGATTTTTACCAAATACAAATGATACATCCATTCCATTGAATGAAAAGTTGATTCAGGTTGAAATTGTAGATAATGATAAGATTTTATTTCCGACAAGTGTAGGACAAACAGGCACATTAGGCGGGGTATCTGGCGCGGATGGCGTTTGTCAGTCCAATGCAAATTGCCCCAGTGGTAAACTCTGTAAGGCAATGTTGGGAGACAGTATCAATCTATTTCGTAGAGCATCTGTAACAGCAAACGTTGGAGATGGGCAAATTGATTGGGTTTTAAAGCCAAATACTAGTTATTATAGGCCAAATCGGACTGATCTAATTGCAACAACTAACAATGTTTCTTTGTTTACTTTCAACCTTTCGTTAGCTGTTTCTGGTACTAGTTCCACCACTTGGACGGGGATCAATCCAAATTGGACAAATAATGGAAACGATTGTACGGGTTGGACCGTAACAGGGACGTCTGGTTATGGTGGGGATACTGGTAGCAATACAACTTCAGCATTAGGATTTAATACTTTCGGATGTACTAGCTCCCTCATGTTATATTGTGTAGAACAGTAA
- a CDS encoding NADPH-dependent FMN reductase, giving the protein MLQSKPKLLAISGGISPTSYNQKILQYIKHQFSSHCELILFHEIDQFPFFVSGLSDEKIPEVVKHFLREVKNADGVIICSPEYVFSIPGVLKNALEWVVSSVVFTDKPVALITAASVGEKAHESLLLVLKTIGAQLSENTNLLVSGVKGKVSLDGQITDRPTELAINQLMEAFLQSLAIKAE; this is encoded by the coding sequence ATGTTACAATCTAAGCCAAAACTTCTGGCGATATCCGGTGGAATCAGCCCCACTTCTTATAATCAAAAGATACTACAGTATATAAAACATCAATTCTCTTCCCATTGTGAACTGATTCTATTTCATGAAATTGATCAGTTCCCTTTTTTTGTTTCTGGTTTATCGGATGAAAAAATTCCAGAAGTCGTAAAACATTTTTTGCGAGAGGTAAAAAATGCAGATGGAGTTATCATTTGTTCGCCTGAATACGTTTTTAGTATTCCAGGAGTTTTAAAAAATGCATTGGAATGGGTCGTATCCTCGGTTGTATTTACCGATAAACCAGTTGCATTGATCACTGCAGCTTCCGTTGGTGAGAAGGCACATGAATCGTTGTTATTGGTTTTAAAAACAATTGGTGCACAATTGTCTGAGAACACAAATTTACTTGTCTCTGGCGTAAAAGGAAAGGTCTCTTTGGATGGTCAAATCACGGATAGACCAACTGAACTTGCCATCAACCAACTAATGGAAGCCTTTTTGCAATCTCTAGCGATTAAGGCTGAATAA
- a CDS encoding LA_1737 family protein — protein MKKKFYMRPSFYLHSLYLCFVLGHLFLVMSLSSKTWSDLENEQEVKIYGSERSAKFKASNIFYDIEDWNDHYSVRALGIYRYYDYPLSKSKTLFPFYYHIQSKKDNREYKRIINVNVTKENDSVHKSFFPFVFWGNLSNSSYLITIPFFFQNNSENGNSFGFPILPLIYYKHREKLSDTNDHYTRFLTLLHYETNEKRGLTDVSFTPIFYYSKENYLFLPLLLYYQDFRSATQKYWMGPLYYSKDQTKEERLFVFFPFVGSYVSPKKEIDFIFPVYLNIKDTEEDYHINLFWYTKVQSANVNLATNDGNVYLDYDFGLFYNLVGISKRSKILIGSSQKRNDLNNSTKPELKKKREFNRENSDQYSGYQLLFGIFSYEKADTKKHIRLLPFAWFTWDESSEDKVVLIPPFFPIWLSYVSDDLEYKIIFPFYGKQKDKTSEIQSYLINGYIKEEYELDNRVERSYFWPFVNVYESDINSGHRVLPFYVYNYTKNEKGFKSNAYTLISNYKKVSNPNYEGKEFLIWPVWISYHSYSFKNEDTKTTFWLTPFFYRRVSDSSSRTNIFWFIDWEFESYKPILSKNQNQTSPTIKKETLSHLLIFPFYYSESSFSILPVSFNFWNQEEFTTFTLLNYYHSKKEGHYYNFLYLLESENSTTNYQLRSFWDYLFSFQKKPKEIQRLTLLWLGYDNTSDKKTINFFPLVRTTESLEETSKLYGPFLYYQSISEEEITKLALAGIGYYHNQTKSDNQYSTYVLLGVLYQEKTELERGFVKRGSLWGWLWEYQTEDNGYEKFSILKLFSYSKETDGTKKILGISI, from the coding sequence ATGAGTCTCTCATCAAAAACTTGGTCTGATTTGGAAAATGAACAAGAAGTCAAAATTTATGGTAGCGAACGAAGTGCAAAGTTCAAAGCGAGTAATATTTTTTATGATATAGAGGATTGGAATGATCACTATTCGGTTCGTGCATTGGGAATTTATCGTTATTATGACTATCCGCTCTCAAAATCCAAAACATTGTTTCCTTTTTATTACCACATCCAAAGTAAAAAAGACAATCGTGAATACAAACGTATCATCAATGTGAACGTCACAAAAGAAAATGATTCGGTACATAAATCTTTTTTCCCATTTGTGTTTTGGGGGAATCTATCCAATAGTTCTTACTTAATTACCATTCCATTTTTCTTTCAAAACAATTCCGAGAACGGAAACAGTTTTGGTTTTCCAATTTTGCCACTGATTTATTACAAACATAGAGAAAAATTAAGTGATACCAATGATCATTACACAAGGTTCCTAACTTTGTTACACTATGAAACAAATGAAAAACGTGGTTTAACGGATGTATCATTCACTCCGATCTTTTATTATTCAAAAGAAAATTATTTGTTTTTGCCTTTATTGTTGTATTATCAAGATTTTCGATCAGCAACCCAAAAATATTGGATGGGACCGCTTTACTACTCAAAAGACCAAACAAAAGAAGAAAGGTTGTTTGTGTTTTTTCCATTTGTTGGGAGTTATGTTTCTCCGAAAAAAGAAATCGATTTTATATTCCCAGTGTATTTAAACATAAAAGATACAGAAGAAGATTATCATATCAATTTGTTTTGGTATACCAAAGTTCAAAGCGCAAACGTCAATCTTGCGACCAATGATGGAAATGTTTACCTCGACTACGACTTTGGTTTGTTTTATAATTTGGTAGGAATTTCAAAACGTAGCAAAATTTTGATAGGAAGTTCACAAAAACGGAATGATTTAAATAATTCCACAAAACCAGAGTTAAAGAAAAAAAGAGAATTCAATCGGGAAAACAGTGATCAATATTCCGGTTACCAATTATTGTTTGGCATTTTTTCTTATGAAAAGGCAGATACTAAAAAACATATCCGATTATTGCCTTTTGCTTGGTTCACTTGGGATGAGTCATCAGAAGATAAAGTAGTTTTGATTCCTCCTTTTTTCCCAATCTGGCTTAGTTATGTTTCAGACGATTTGGAATATAAAATTATTTTTCCCTTTTATGGAAAACAAAAAGATAAAACATCTGAGATACAATCTTACTTGATAAACGGTTATATCAAAGAGGAATACGAGCTGGACAATCGTGTGGAAAGGTCTTATTTTTGGCCTTTTGTCAATGTTTACGAGTCGGATATAAACTCAGGTCATCGAGTATTACCGTTCTATGTTTACAATTACACAAAAAATGAAAAAGGTTTTAAAAGTAATGCCTATACATTAATTTCAAATTATAAAAAAGTATCGAATCCGAATTACGAAGGGAAAGAGTTTTTGATTTGGCCAGTTTGGATTTCGTATCATTCCTATTCGTTTAAGAATGAAGATACAAAAACTACGTTTTGGTTGACTCCATTTTTTTATAGGAGGGTAAGTGACTCAAGTTCTAGAACAAATATCTTCTGGTTCATTGATTGGGAATTTGAATCTTACAAACCCATCCTATCAAAAAATCAAAATCAAACAAGTCCAACCATCAAAAAAGAAACTTTGTCTCATCTTCTCATATTTCCTTTTTATTATTCGGAATCAAGTTTTTCCATTTTGCCAGTTTCTTTCAACTTTTGGAATCAAGAAGAATTTACGACCTTCACTTTGCTAAATTATTACCATTCAAAAAAAGAAGGACACTATTATAATTTTTTGTATTTATTAGAGTCGGAAAATTCCACAACCAATTACCAATTACGAAGTTTTTGGGATTATTTATTTAGTTTCCAGAAAAAACCAAAAGAAATTCAACGACTGACTTTGCTTTGGTTGGGATACGACAATACAAGTGATAAAAAAACGATTAATTTTTTTCCTTTGGTTCGCACGACTGAGTCTTTGGAGGAAACTTCAAAACTATATGGTCCCTTTCTCTATTACCAATCGATTTCAGAAGAAGAAATCACTAAATTGGCTTTAGCAGGTATTGGTTATTACCATAATCAAACCAAATCAGACAATCAATATTCTACTTATGTGTTGTTAGGTGTTCTTTACCAAGAAAAAACAGAATTGGAAAGAGGGTTCGTTAAACGAGGAAGTCTTTGGGGATGGCTTTGGGAATACCAAACAGAAGACAACGGGTATGAAAAGTTTTCCATTCTAAAATTGTTTTCTTATTCGAAAGAAACAGATGGGACAAAAAAAATTCTAGGGATCAGTATTTAA
- a CDS encoding DUF4215 domain-containing protein: MTSEPCSRAITNKATGTIGTSNITDVTADCNICGNGVKLSYEACDDGNLVNGDGCNNTCRIESGFSCNNSSPSVCVSI, translated from the coding sequence ATTACTTCCGAGCCATGCTCCAGGGCAATCACAAATAAGGCAACAGGTACAATTGGAACAAGTAATATCACTGACGTCACCGCAGATTGCAATATTTGTGGAAATGGAGTGAAGTTATCTTACGAAGCTTGCGATGATGGTAATTTGGTGAATGGAGATGGATGTAATAATACTTGTAGAATAGAATCTGGATTTTCTTGTAACAATTCATCACCTTCCGTTTGCGTCAGTATCTAA